A portion of the Paenibacillus marchantiae genome contains these proteins:
- a CDS encoding VanZ family protein — translation MKKEGVILILYQGKSRKFIIVLLSLYTCLTLYFLFLGFDRSSASPDQGWRYSFTPEGIPLHFPMGRDFKIWFFEMGNFVAFIPFGMVIPLLFRCGFIRFISIFILCITMLETVQMISRLGAFDIDDILINTLGAAVGYGAQRIVKHHRNTLKGLIRIFLTAIIFSIGTITVVGGLNHYLDNVDGKSVALNELVSSDGAVVWDEELSSFTVGQTNVEPQINLYSREKQKTNEFSYLLNKKYKNMKGYFAIPDDVVRRTSHETITISFIADGTEIYSLVVSANSGENHPDSFQTPLKGVNELTIKVITDGSNPVTNIVMWDIALTEPNTGQKFINSIKSMF, via the coding sequence TTGAAAAAAGAAGGTGTGATTTTGATTTTGTATCAAGGAAAGTCAAGAAAATTCATCATTGTATTGTTATCGTTGTATACTTGTTTAACATTGTATTTCTTATTCCTGGGCTTCGATAGAAGCTCGGCCAGTCCTGATCAGGGCTGGCGATACAGCTTCACCCCTGAAGGAATTCCTTTACATTTTCCAATGGGGAGAGATTTTAAGATATGGTTTTTTGAAATGGGGAACTTTGTAGCATTCATCCCCTTCGGGATGGTCATTCCGCTCCTCTTTCGCTGTGGGTTTATTCGCTTTATCAGCATATTCATTCTCTGCATTACGATGTTAGAGACAGTGCAAATGATTTCCCGTTTAGGTGCGTTTGATATAGACGATATCCTGATTAATACTTTAGGGGCTGCCGTTGGATATGGAGCACAGCGGATAGTAAAGCATCATCGGAATACATTAAAAGGACTTATTCGAATCTTCCTGACAGCGATTATTTTTTCAATAGGTACGATCACTGTTGTTGGCGGCCTCAATCATTATTTAGATAACGTTGACGGAAAAAGTGTTGCACTGAATGAACTTGTTTCGAGCGATGGGGCTGTAGTATGGGATGAAGAACTCTCCAGTTTTACAGTAGGACAAACAAATGTCGAGCCTCAAATCAATCTGTACAGTAGAGAAAAACAAAAAACGAATGAGTTTTCATATCTCTTAAATAAAAAATACAAAAATATGAAAGGTTATTTCGCTATACCGGACGATGTTGTCCGAAGAACAAGCCATGAGACTATTACAATAAGCTTTATCGCCGATGGCACAGAAATTTATTCCTTGGTTGTATCAGCAAACAGCGGGGAGAACCATCCTGACTCTTTTCAAACTCCGTTAAAGGGAGTTAATGAACTGACTATAAAAGTAATAACCGATGGTTCAAATCCGGTGACCAATATAGTGATGTGGGACATTGCATTGACAGAGCCAAACACAGGGCAAAAGTTCATCAACAGCATTAAATCCATGTTTTAA
- a CDS encoding DUF3221 domain-containing protein: MSHLRQVLISLSILIVCLTGCSRHIDCNSVQTQANTPSEDGFTGYVVAREGNSILVVDPAYEDFGANKGESRYYPAKWFSNAPNPQIGSYVEIWTDGSPENQPYPGQARAETIAVSCPATPDGAHMSEADAIRAGLYSSDGEQVRIPVIENVDFNEDIGTWTIRMRDAMSTSDTQDPIEVKVEDIEPLGEQE, translated from the coding sequence ATGTCCCATCTTCGTCAAGTACTGATATCGCTCTCAATCCTGATCGTATGCCTTACCGGATGTTCAAGACATATCGATTGTAATTCAGTGCAAACTCAAGCGAATACACCAAGTGAAGATGGATTCACTGGTTATGTGGTTGCCCGCGAAGGCAATTCCATTCTAGTGGTTGATCCTGCATATGAAGACTTCGGTGCGAACAAAGGAGAAAGTCGGTATTATCCGGCAAAATGGTTCTCCAATGCGCCTAATCCGCAGATCGGCTCCTATGTTGAGATTTGGACGGATGGCAGCCCGGAAAATCAGCCCTATCCCGGGCAGGCCAGAGCGGAAACGATTGCTGTATCTTGCCCGGCCACCCCAGATGGTGCTCATATGAGTGAGGCGGATGCCATCCGGGCTGGATTGTACTCATCAGACGGAGAGCAAGTACGTATTCCTGTAATTGAGAATGTCGATTTTAATGAGGATATAGGAACATGGACCATTCGTATGCGAGATGCAATGTCAACGTCGGATACTCAGGATCCAATAGAAGTAAAAGTAGAAGACATTGAGCCATTAGGGGAGCAGGAGTAA
- a CDS encoding DUF5071 domain-containing protein, with protein MRKLSELGNEELRDIIPELTEWLQDGNWPIFRSVEDLLLRFGEELIPHIQNVFKIRDSTWEYFMLTGLISRLPSKYLIMLKGDLERILENPTEDEMLEKLDEVIIPLLNKIQ; from the coding sequence GTGCGTAAGTTAAGTGAATTAGGTAATGAAGAGTTGCGAGATATCATTCCTGAGCTTACGGAGTGGTTGCAGGATGGGAATTGGCCCATTTTCAGATCCGTAGAAGATTTACTTTTAAGATTTGGAGAAGAACTTATTCCTCATATTCAAAATGTATTTAAAATAAGAGACTCTACATGGGAATATTTTATGCTGACGGGACTAATTAGTAGATTGCCTTCTAAATATTTGATTATGTTAAAGGGCGATTTAGAAAGAATATTAGAAAATCCTACGGAGGATGAGATGCTTGAGAAATTGGATGAGGTTATAATACCATTGCTGAATAAAATACAATAA
- a CDS encoding DUF6809 family protein: MNSILEALYSGRLRPDETMMPTHPEYQLLGRQIASLTEQWKNRLSEGEFRELEQLFDLCGQCDGMHSEAAFVQGFRLGANMLIEVMSHEST; encoded by the coding sequence ATGAATTCAATTCTGGAAGCACTTTATAGCGGGCGACTTCGCCCGGATGAGACGATGATGCCGACACATCCTGAATACCAATTATTAGGGCGGCAAATTGCGTCTCTGACGGAACAATGGAAGAATCGATTGAGCGAGGGAGAATTCCGTGAGCTAGAACAGTTGTTTGACTTGTGTGGTCAATGTGATGGTATGCATAGCGAAGCTGCATTTGTTCAGGGATTTCGACTGGGGGCCAACATGCTGATCGAAGTGATGAGTCATGAGTCAACGTGA
- a CDS encoding ribbon-helix-helix protein, CopG family — protein sequence MSSKKMGRPKSDKPKSKTIEIRVDDEIMNKLDASAEKLNTNRSDIVRKGIEKIYDELQK from the coding sequence ATGTCCTCCAAAAAGATGGGGCGTCCTAAATCTGACAAACCCAAAAGCAAGACGATCGAGATACGTGTCGATGATGAAATTATGAACAAGCTCGATGCTTCGGCTGAGAAGCTGAATACGAACCGATCAGACATCGTTCGCAAAGGGATTGAGAAGATTTACGACGAACTCCAAAAATAA